In the genome of Campylobacter avium LMG 24591, the window ACTCTCTCTTTTAAATTCAAGAAAGGTTCTTATGGCTGTTTATAAAAATATAAGTGAAATGATAGGCAATACGCCACTTATTTCTTTATCCGGTTTTGCTACCAATTTGTATGGAAAATGTGAATTTCTTAACCCTAGCCATTCCATAAAGGATAGAGCTGCTTATGCTATGCTTAAAAAAGCTTTAGATGAGAATATTATAAATAAAGATACAGTTATTATAGAATGTACAAGCGGAAATATGGGTATTTCCTTAGCGATGATTTGTGCGAGTTTGAATTTGAAATTTATAGCCGTAATGCCTGAATCTATGAGTTTAGAAAGAAGAAAAATGATACTTTTATTTGGGGCAACTTTAGAGCTCACTCCTGCTAGCGAGGGCATGAAAGGAGCTCATAACAAGGCTTTAGAGCTTAGAGATAAGATAGATAATTCTTTTATACCGTCTCAATTTGAAAACATGGCCAATAAAAACGCACACAGAAACGGCACCGCCTTAGAAATCCTAAGAGATTTGGATAATAAAATAGACATCTTTGTCGCAGGTTTTGGCACAGGTGGAACTATAAGCGGAGTAGGCGAGGTTTTAAAAGAGAAACTACCTTCTGTAAAAATAGTAGCGGTTGAGCCTGAAGCTTCGCCTTTGTTATCTCAAAACAAGACTGGTCCTCATAAAATTCAAGGCATAGGCGCTAATTTCCTACCAGCTATACTAAACAAAGATGTGATAGATGAGATAAAAACCGTTAGCAATGAAAATGCCATAGATACCGCAAGGAAACTAGCAAGAAATGGCATTATGGTTGGAATTTCAAGCGGGGCGAATGTTTTTGTTGCAAGTGAGATAGCTAGGCAAAATCCAGATAAGATAGTTGTTACTATGCTAAATGACACCGCTGAGAGATACATCTCAACCGATTTGTTTGCGGATTTATCTTAAAAATTCGCTCAATTCTTTTTTTAGATTATTTTGGGAGAGATTGCTAATTTTTCCCAAAAAATTCGAGTTTTCATCAAATAAAAATAAAAAATTACTATGTGCCACTGTGTATTTGAGTGCCGAGTCTTTCATATCTATTTTTTCATAATGCACCCCGTAATTTTTACTTATTTTTCTAAGTTCATCCTCATTTTTAGCTAGCAAAAACACTGAATTTTCGTAAAAATACCTAAGCCACTCACTTGACTTTTGCAAATCTTTATCGGCTTCTATATCAAGCGAAATAAATAATAATTTAGGATTTTTATCTTGTTTTTTTAGCTCACTTGTGAGCAAAGAAAGCGTAGCAGGACAGACATCTGGGCAATTTGTATAGCCAAAATACACTATTAATTTTTCACCCTTAAAGTCTTTTAAGCTCACAATT includes:
- the cysK gene encoding cysteine synthase A codes for the protein MAVYKNISEMIGNTPLISLSGFATNLYGKCEFLNPSHSIKDRAAYAMLKKALDENIINKDTVIIECTSGNMGISLAMICASLNLKFIAVMPESMSLERRKMILLFGATLELTPASEGMKGAHNKALELRDKIDNSFIPSQFENMANKNAHRNGTALEILRDLDNKIDIFVAGFGTGGTISGVGEVLKEKLPSVKIVAVEPEASPLLSQNKTGPHKIQGIGANFLPAILNKDVIDEIKTVSNENAIDTARKLARNGIMVGISSGANVFVASEIARQNPDKIVVTMLNDTAERYISTDLFADLS
- a CDS encoding SCO family protein; this translates as MKKKLVFSLVFLLLLLSFYVFYTQNKYDFTLISQDKIVSLKDFKGEKLIVYFGYTNCPDVCPATLSLLTSELKKQDKNPKLLFISLDIEADKDLQKSSEWLRYFYENSVFLLAKNEDELRKISKNYGVHYEKIDMKDSALKYTVAHSNFLFLFDENSNFLGKISNLSQNNLKKELSEFLR